The Denticeps clupeoides chromosome 5, fDenClu1.1, whole genome shotgun sequence genome includes a region encoding these proteins:
- the LOC114790845 gene encoding glycophorin-C-like, with protein MSEATGFLNTTTGHILSVSSDYVTIIATSPTTTVLPSVSGHMTDEFFIAILGGVIAASILVTAFVLFVLFRFIFQHKGTYYTHEAKSLESADSVDAVLKSDPVLQELVDEDV; from the exons ATGTCTGAAGCTACGGGATTCCTGAACACCACAACAGGACACATACTTTCTGTCAGTAGTGATTATGTCACCATCATAGCCACCTCACCAACGACCACGGTGCTTCCAAGTG tttcaggtcacatgactgatGAATTCTTCATTGCCATTCTGGGAG GTGTCATTGCAGCCTCTATTTTGGTGACCGcctttgtgttgtttgtgttgttccgcTTCATTTTCCAACACAAGGGCACGTATTACACCCACGAGGCCAAAAGCCTGGAATCAGCAGACTCAGTCGACGCTGTTCTGAAGAGTGACCCTGTCCTCCAAGAGCTTGTGGACGAAG ATGTATGA